TCCGGCGATGGCCTTGCAGCCGACGCAGCTCTCGCCCGGCCGCGTGCCGCCTCCCGTCGCAGCGGCTTGGAAGGCGGGTGCTGCATCGGTCCGGAACCGCTCCTGCGCCTGGGCCCGGCCTTCGGTGAGAAGCGGGAAGTGACTGCCGTCCGCGCATCCGAAATCGAAGACGCGGACCAGGTCGGGGAGGCCTGTGTTGTCGGTAGCGGTTGGTGGGGGCTCGCTGCGTGCCTTGCGCCTGGGCGTGGGCGCTCCGTACGCCATGACATGGGCCACGGCTGCCAGTTCCGCTGCCGGACGGCTCTCCTTGGCGTGACCCAGGGAGGGGATCCACAGATCCCTGACCGATCCGTCGGCGGAAGCGTACGCCCGCCCCCAGACCGTGTGCTCGTACTGTCGCGCACCACGCGCGTCCGCGACATCTCGCCGGTCGGTCCGCACCGTCCACTGCTGCTTGACAGGTGCGGTCGGCGGCAGTCCCGCCGCATTGGCGGCGGTCTGCTCCAGGGCTCGCGCGGCTGCGTAACGCTCCAGCGCGTGGGCGGTCCAGGCCAGCAGGGCGGGGTGAACCGGCGCGCCCCATCCCTGGAACGGACCGCGGGTGCCGCGGAGTTCCTCGCGCACCTGCTCAAGGGACCAGCCGCTGTGCTCCCACAGGTCGAGAGCCGTGAAGAGCGGCCCGAACGCGAATTCCTCACGCGGAGAGGGGCGGTAGGGCACGGGTGGGTCTGCCACCAGCAGGGGCCGCATCGCGGTGCGCTGGTGGGTGGGACAGGCCGCGGCATCGGGCCTGGCCATGCGGGGACTTGCCTTGATCAGCCAATCGTGGCCAGCGGTGCCGGGCGGTTTCTGCATGGTGACCCCCGTGGAGGGCGGCATGGACAGGAGGAGCGCTGTCCCGGAGCAACGGGACTCCGGGTACTCTCAGAGCATGGCATACATCTGTGAACTAAGTCCACGCACACCACATCCCCCGAGTTCTTCACGCTACTCTGGTGCGCGAGACGATGCAGGCGTACGAAGGGGTGCGCGGTGAGCGCAGAGGAACACAGGCCCGGCGCAAGGGAACTGGTCGACGGGCGGTACGAGTTGGACACGCCCCTGGGCCGGGGCGGCATGGCTCAGGTATGGCAGGCTTGTGAGGTGTCCACCGGCCGGAACGTGGCGGTCAAGTTCCTCCGCCTGGACTCAGAGGACCTGCGCCGACTCGACACGCGCGAGCTGCGGGCCGAGCTCGCTGTGCTTTATGCGCGGTTCCGGCGCGAGGCCGAGCTCCTCAGCAGCCTCGACCATTCGGGCATCCCGGAGCTGTACGGACATGGCCTGCACCGGGACATGCCGTACATCGCCATGCGCTTGGTGACCGGTGTGACGCTGCGGTCCTTCCTCGACGAGCACAACACCCTCCCTCTCGCCCCGGCGATCGCCGTCGCCGCACAGGCGGCGGAGGCGCTAGCCTGCGCGCACACCCACCCTGTCGTGCACCGGGACCTCAAACCGCAGAACATCATGATCGACGACGAAGGGGTGGTCACCCTCATCGACTTCGGCATCGCCAAGCCGCTGCGCGCCGACGCGACGCGGTACACGGCGCACGGCTCGACACTGGGCAGCCGCGGATACCAGGCACCCGAGCAGATCATGGAGAAGGAACCCACTGCCCGGACGGACATATATTCCTTCGGCTGTGTCGTCTACGAACTCCTCGCAGGCCGCCCACCGTTCCCGCTCGGCGAGGACTCCGGCCTGATCGGCAAGCACCTCTATGAGGACCCTCCCCCGCCGGGCGTGTACACCGCTGGGGTCCCCGAGGCCCTTGACGATCTGGTACTGCGCATGCTCGACAAGGTCCCCGAGCGGCGCCCCGCCATCGGCGAAGTCCTGGACGTCTTCGCACCGTTCTGCCCCCGGCCGGGTGATCCGGAACCTCGCCCCCGCACCCACCCGGACCCTACCGCCCCCTGCCGGCGACCGAAGGACCGATCGGTGGCCTCCCGGCCGGTCGCCGCCGCGCCTCCGTCTCCTTCCAGTCCGGGCCAGGACGAATGGCTCGACGTTCGCGTGGTGCAACAGCTTTGCGCAACGGCCGAGCAGGAGCTCTATGAGGGGGAGCCGGGCGAGGCCACCCGCAGCCTCCAGGGGATGACGGGGCGCGTCCGCCAAGAATGGGGATCCCGTCGTCCTCTCGTTCGCCGCGTGTGGCGGCTGGCGGCGGACGGGCTCCGGTTGGCCGGTGACTTCGGGGCCGCGGCACCTCTCTACCAGGACATCGACAGCGGTCTCCTGCACGGTGAAGGGCCGGCCGAGCGGGCCGAGCGGGCTGTCCTCCGGCTACGGGTCGCGGAGTGCCGGCTCGCCTTCGGCGAGATGGCGGCGGCGATCGAGGCGGTCCAGGCGGCAGGGCATACGGCCGCTGGCCTGCCCGCGCCGTACGCGACGCGGGTGGAGGACGAACGACGCGCTGTGGACGAGCAGATCACGGCCCGGCTCGCCGACCCCGAAAGCACGGACCTGTGAGGGGCGGGCGCGCGTTGCGGGGGCGCGCGATGCATGGAGCCCGGCACGCGAACGCGGACAAGTGACGAAAGAGCCCGGCGCTTCTACTCCCCGCCCGACAGCCGTCCGGCCGCCAGCTCGTCACCGAGCCCGCGGGCAAGTCCCCTCCCGAGAGCGTGTGTTCGAAGCACCATCTGCTCGAACTCGGCCAGTTCCCGGAACGCCGCCCCGTAACGGCGCTGCTCGACGAGGGGCACCTGGCGGACCTGTAGTCGCCGGACGTCGATCCGGGAGGAGCTCGTCGTGTGCGTTCCGGCCTGCCTGGCGTTGGCCGGGGCCCGCAGTGAGCCGGCCAGGAACCAGGCGTCGAGCTGATCGGGGTGCACCCGTACGGCGTGCAATTGAGGGCCGAGTACCGTCGGCTGCCCCTCATGGACCCAGGCCGAGAACGCCCGTGCCACTCCGACGACCACGACCTCTCCGGGTTCGGCCACCACGGCCCCGGATGCCCGCACGTCCTCGGGCGCGAGCCAGCCGCGGGACTCGCCCTCCGTGTACAGGTCGGGGACGGTGAGCAGGGGGACTCCGTCGCCGGGCGGCTGCCCTTCGCCCACTGTTCCCTCGGGTGGTTGCTGACCGCTGCGGAGAGTGAGGGCCCCGGCACGGGTGAGTTCGGCGACTGTGGTCGCCGTCGGCGTCTCCGTCGCATCGGCCGTGAGGTTGAGCGCCGCGAGCCGGCCGCAGGACGTGCCCAGGTCGGTGACCAGTTTCCCGAACTCCTGCCAGGATTTCGCCAGTCGGAGTGCTGTGTCCGAGGAGGACGGGGCGATATGGCGCCCCGGAGTGAGGTCGACCTCGTGGTCGAGAAGGTCGATCACGGGCACTCTGGTCACGTAGTCGGAGGCCCCGGCCTCGGACTCCCCCCGCGAGTCCCGCGAGTCCGGCGCAGCGAAGGCGTCGCGCACGAACGACCCGATCGCCCCCCAGTCCGGGGTGGCCTCGCGGCCCGGGGTACGCGGGAAGCGGGAAGCCGCGTCAGCCAACAGGAGCCTCTCTCCAGCCCGCGGTCCTTCCTTCGGAACGGGGGTTCTCAGAACCCACAGATGCAACGAGACGCTGTGCGGCGCCGCGCACCCCGGTGGCAGCGCGACGACGGCCCGCAGGTGTCCGGTGCGCAACAGCGACCCCCGGATGCGCCGGCCCGCCTTCCGGGCCGCCACCGCGGGGGGCAGCAGCAGTACGGCGCTCCCGCCAGGCCGCAGCCGAGCCAGGCAGTGCTGGACCCAGGCGAGTTCGGGTTCGGTGCGCGGGGGCAGACCGTGGCTCCAACGTGCATCGGTGGCCAGCTCCTCGTATCCCCAGTCGCGTTCGTTGAAGGGGGGGTTGCACAGAACGATGTCGGCGGCGGTGCCGGCGAAGGGGTCGGTACGCAGGGAGTCGGCGGACCGTACATCGATCAGTGGCGCAGCCGCTTCACGGGCCGCGAATCCGAGCCGTAGGCGCACGTCCGTCAGCGCGGAAAGGACCGGGTCGCGGTCACCGCCGATCAGGGCCGCAGCGCCCGCCACGGCAGAAAGCAGATGGCCGGTGCCGCAGGCCGGGTCCATGACCGTCACACCGCCTCCGTCGTCCAGCGGTCGTGTGGCCGCACGCAGG
This sequence is a window from Streptomyces sp. NBC_01775. Protein-coding genes within it:
- a CDS encoding serine/threonine-protein kinase is translated as MSAEEHRPGARELVDGRYELDTPLGRGGMAQVWQACEVSTGRNVAVKFLRLDSEDLRRLDTRELRAELAVLYARFRREAELLSSLDHSGIPELYGHGLHRDMPYIAMRLVTGVTLRSFLDEHNTLPLAPAIAVAAQAAEALACAHTHPVVHRDLKPQNIMIDDEGVVTLIDFGIAKPLRADATRYTAHGSTLGSRGYQAPEQIMEKEPTARTDIYSFGCVVYELLAGRPPFPLGEDSGLIGKHLYEDPPPPGVYTAGVPEALDDLVLRMLDKVPERRPAIGEVLDVFAPFCPRPGDPEPRPRTHPDPTAPCRRPKDRSVASRPVAAAPPSPSSPGQDEWLDVRVVQQLCATAEQELYEGEPGEATRSLQGMTGRVRQEWGSRRPLVRRVWRLAADGLRLAGDFGAAAPLYQDIDSGLLHGEGPAERAERAVLRLRVAECRLAFGEMAAAIEAVQAAGHTAAGLPAPYATRVEDERRAVDEQITARLADPESTDL
- a CDS encoding N-6 DNA methylase, which gives rise to MSSSRVVPVTLAEIARLAGVGRAAVSNWRRRHATFPERISGTDVSPQFSMGEVEAWLRENGKFKESAEREWLWPQFEALGGRDETGFAITEVGRRLAGLGAAGGGFPDDARCLIEKAVEAGRRDGGTETFEFLLRRWLDLHVRQIVTTPAPLATLMADLALRAATRPLDDGGGVTVMDPACGTGHLLSAVAGAAALIGGDRDPVLSALTDVRLRLGFAAREAAAPLIDVRSADSLRTDPFAGTAADIVLCNPPFNERDWGYEELATDARWSHGLPPRTEPELAWVQHCLARLRPGGSAVLLLPPAVAARKAGRRIRGSLLRTGHLRAVVALPPGCAAPHSVSLHLWVLRTPVPKEGPRAGERLLLADAASRFPRTPGREATPDWGAIGSFVRDAFAAPDSRDSRGESEAGASDYVTRVPVIDLLDHEVDLTPGRHIAPSSSDTALRLAKSWQEFGKLVTDLGTSCGRLAALNLTADATETPTATTVAELTRAGALTLRSGQQPPEGTVGEGQPPGDGVPLLTVPDLYTEGESRGWLAPEDVRASGAVVAEPGEVVVVGVARAFSAWVHEGQPTVLGPQLHAVRVHPDQLDAWFLAGSLRAPANARQAGTHTTSSSRIDVRRLQVRQVPLVEQRRYGAAFRELAEFEQMVLRTHALGRGLARGLGDELAAGRLSGGE